TTTAAAAACTGGTTTGAGCTGAGTAAGCTTAGAGGAAGTCGTATCTTGTCGAACTTCGTCTTTTAAGGGAGATTGACATAATTCATTTTTAAAATATTTATTTTTTAAAGCCTTATAAGTTTTTACATATGACCCATATGCGTATTGATCTTGATCTAAGCGAGATACTCCATATTTTTTAGAAACGTTTTCAGCTGTAATTCCCATATGTTCTTGAGAAAAAGCATCAGTTAATCCATCATGAACAAGAGTGTCGATGAAAACGTTATTTCCTAATTTTTTCTCACCAGTTCTACTTAAATATGCATGACGTGCTCGAGACATGCTTTCCTGTCCACCAGCAATCACTAAATCAAATTCCTTGGTGTAAATTTTTAAAGATGCTTCAATCGCAGCTCTCATGCCACTTCCACAGACTTGGTTGACTACATAAGCAAAAGAAGATTGAGCCATGCCTGATTTTAAAGCAACTTGACGAGCTGTATTCATTCCCAGTCCACTTGTTAATACTTGGCCTAAAACTAAACCCTCAGCATCATTCTTTTTTATTTTTTTATTACGTTGAAATAAATCTTGAAGACAATGAGTTCCTAATTCCACAGATTCAGTTTTTTTATATTGTCCAAGATAGGCACCAATAGGAGTACGAACACCATCGATAATATAAATATCACTCATTAATTTTAATCTCTCTATACTCTTGGACAGACTCTGGGTTAGCTAAAGCTCCAAGATTTTGGACTTTATCATTATTAATTATATTTTTGACAAGAATTTCAGAATTTTTTCCACTCTTAGTTCTTGGGATATCTTTTACAACGAAAGTTTTCCAAGGTACATGGCGTGGACTAAGGGTTGATTTTAAATGCTTTTTAATTAATTCGGTAAAATTGTTAGGTATTTTGTTTTTTACGGACTTAATGAATAAAACCACTCTCTCATCATTATCTGTTAAGTAGCCCGTTGCCAAACTATCATCAATCCATGAGAAGTTCTGTAGTGCACTATAAATTTCACCCGTTCCAATTCTCACCCCTCCCGGATTTAGCGTAGCATCTGACCTTCCATAGATTATATAGCCCCCATTTTTAGTTTTTTTTACATAGTCGCCATGTGCCCATATGTTTTTAAATTTTTCAAAATAGGCTGATTGATATTTTTTATAACTTTTATCATTCCAAAAAAAGATGGGTTTAGAGGGGAAGGGTGTTTTACAGACTAATTCTCCGGTCATGTTAGTCGGTTTACCTTTTTCATTAAAGACATCGATATTCATTCCTAAACCTGGTCCTTGAATCTCTCCTGCATAGACAGGTATTGTAGGAACTCCTAACATGAAACATGAAACAATATCAGTTCCACCGCTAATGGAGTGAATGAAAGATTTTTTATTCAGATTTTGATTAATAAATCGAAAAGTAGAACTACTTAAAGGAGAGCCAGTCGAAATAAAGCATTTTATATCAGGCAAAATATTTTTTTTCTTAGGGTTATGATTATTTTGTATAGCCTCGTAAATCTTAGCTCCTGCACCTAGCATATTTGATTTAAATTTTTTTGTTAATTGAATAACTCTATCTTTGGAGGGATAAAAAGGAGATCCATCATATAAGGCAATACTAGAACCTAATAATAAATTAGAAACAGTCCAATTCCACATCATCCATCCACAGGTAGTTAAAAAAAACATTTTATCTTCCTTCTTAACGTTCGTATGAAGAGATAGCTCTTTTAAGTGTTGCAATAATGAGCCCCCATGACCATGTGTGATACATTTTGGAAGCCCCGTTGTACCGCTCGAGAAAAGGACATACAAAGGGTGATTAAAATCTACTAATTTAGTTTTTTCCTCTAAATGATACTTCTCATTTCTATAAATTCTATGAAGTTCAGAGCGATTATTTTTACATGGATAGGAGGTTTTAAGAATTTTAGGATTGCCTATTTTGGATCTGATTTGTCTTAGGTTCTTTGAATAATCATACTTTTTTCCGTTATAAAAATAATGATCTGCAACTATGAGCAACTTAGGTTTTAATTGAGAAAATCGATCAATAACCGCCTTCACACCAAAATCAGAAGAACATGAAGACCAAACAGCTCCTATTTTAGCAGAAGCCAAAAAAGCAATGATTGTATCAGCAATATTTGGTAAATAGCCGACAACTACATCACCTTTTTTAATCCCCAAAGATAGATAATAAGAACTTAACGCATTTACTTTTGAATTAAGCTCACTATAGGATATTTTTTCTTCATAATTATTTTCCCCTATGAAGTGAATAGCTAAACTATTCGATTTATTTTTTTCTATAAGTTGGAAATAATTGGTTTGAAAATTAAAAAAAAAATTATTTTTCCAAAACTGCACATTTTTTTGAATTAGTTTTGAATTTTTATTTTTAATAAGAGGGACTTGATAAAAATCAGTAATTGATTTCCAAAAATCACTAGGATTTTTAACTGACCAATTCCACAATTGAGAATAATTTTTAAACTTTTTTTTATAGTTCTTATCAAGATAATCTTCATAAAAATAAAGATTAGAACTTTTGATTTTTTTTTGTGTTGGTTGAAATAATTTAGACATTTATGGCAGTAATAAGTGGTTCTGGAATTTTTAATGGCTTTCCTTTAGAGTTTATATTAACCATTAAAACTTCAGACTCAAAAATAGCCTTATCTTCTCTGTAAATAATTTGTTCTAATTTAAATGATGCTTTTTTAATTTCTAGAAATTTAGTTTTAATTGATAGTTCATCTTCTAATTTGGCTGATTGGATATAATTACAATGAATATTTTTGACGACAAAATGACAATCATAATTTTCACTTAATGATCTTAAAGAAAAACCTAATTCTTGAATTAAATTTGTACGAGCTCTTTCTATAAATTTAAGATAATTAGCATAATATACAACTCCACCTGAGTCTGTATCTTCATAATAAACTTTTGTATTAAATTGATACATTTAAGTAATAAAACCTAAGTAAAGTAGATAAGTGATAATAATTATAGCGATACCAAATATTAAATATCGATATTCTTCCATTTTATATTCTGAGCAAAATTAGAAAAAAAATTATAATTCCTTCTCAAAATAACTTATTGTTTTTTTTAATCCATTTTCCAGATTTACTACAGGTTTCCAGTTTAGTGTTTTTTTTGCCAAAGTTATATCTGGTCTTCTTTGCATTGGATCATCTGATGGTAATTTTTTATAAGAAATTTTAGACTTACTCCCAATGATTTCTTTAATAGTAGAAGCAATTTGAATAATCGTAATCTCGTTGGGATTACCTAAGTTGATAGGACCTATAATTGATTTCTTAGAATTCATGAGTTTGAATATTCCATCAATTAAATCATCAACAAAGCAAAAACTTCGAGTCTGGCTTCCATCTCCATAAATAGTAATCGGTTTGTTTTTGAGACATTGCACGATAAAGTTTGAAACAACTCTCCCATCATTAACTGACATTCTGGGGCCGTAGGTATTAAAAATTCTGCCAACCTTTATTGGAATTTTATGTTGTCTATGATAATCAAAAAAAAGGGCTTCAGCTGCTCTCTTTCCTTCATCATAACAACTACGGATACCAATCGGATTTACATTACCCCAATAGTTTTCTTTTTGAGGGGAAACCTTAGGGTCACCATAAACTTCACTTGTAGATGCTTGAAATATTTTTGCTTTTGTCCTTTTGGCCAACCCAAGCATATTAACTGCTCCCATAATATTAACTTTTAAAGTTTGAACTGGATCTTTTTGATAATGAATTGGGGAAGCGGGGCAGGCCAAATTATAAATTTCATCAACTTCAGCGTATAAAGGAAAAGTAATATCATGACGCAAAATTTCAAAATTTGGAAAGTCTAATAAATGAGAGATATTTTTTTTAGAACTAGTAAAATAATTATCCACACATAAAATATGGTTTTTTGAGTTTAATAATTTTTCGCAAAGATGACTTCCTAAAAATCCAGATCCACCAGTAATTAATATTTTTTTCATTATATATAATATTTATTAATATTTAACTCTTCGTAAATATCAATGACTCGTTTTTATGATTTCTAATCATATCTTCAATCCAATAGTAAGTCTTTTCTAATCCTTGTCGAAGGGTGTACCGAGGCTCCCAAGATAATTCCTTTTTAATTTTTTCATTATTGCTAGATCTACCTCTAACACCAACTGGCATATTAGTATTATATTTTCTGGATACTTTATAATCAGCGATGTCTTCGATCATATCAATCATTTGATTAATAGAAACTTGTTCTTCGCTTCCAATATTTATAGGGCCATGAAAATCGGAATTGAAAAGACTTAGAGTAGCATCAACACAATCATCAATAAATAAGTAAGATCTTGTTTGTTCTCCATCTCCCCAAACCTCAATATCTTTTGTGCCTTCGAATTTTGCTTCTGCAACTTTTCGACATAAGGCAGCAGGTGATTTCTCTCTGCCACCATCAAAAGTTCCAAGTGGGCCAAATATATTATGATAACGAGCTACTTTAGTGTCTAAATTAAAATCCTCTAAAAAATGTCTACACATTCTTTCACTAAAAAGCTTCTCCCAACCATATCCATCTTCAGGATTAGCTGGGTAAGCATCCTCTTCTTTTAGACCTTCTATAAAAGTATTTTGCTGTAAATCTTTATTATAAGCGCATGCTGTGGATGAAAAAAAATATTTTTTTATTTTGAATTTTTCACATGCTATTAGCATGTGAGTGTTAATTAACACTGAAATCATGCATTTAGCTTTATTCCACTCAATAAAACCGATACCGCCCATATTACAGGCCATGTTGATCACGTAATCATGACCCTTAACTATCTTTTCGCAATTTTCTAAAACTTTAAGATCTAAGGAATTATTATTAGAACCATCATGTATTTGGAACCAAAGTTCTAAGGGCTTAATATCAACACAGGTAACCTGATGTCCTTCACTTAACAATCTCTGGCTAATATGACCACCTATGAAGCCACCTGCTCCACATATTAAGTATTTCATCAAGAATTCATATCATATATAAAAAAAAAATTTTAATAGAAAATCAAATATCAAAAGTTAGTATTTTCAGAACGGTTCCGTAGTGTAACGGATAGCACAAATGACTTCGGATCATTTAGTCAGGGTTCGAATCCTTGCGGGACCGCCAACCTTAAGTTCTTTTAAGCTTGGTTTTTCTTTTTAAATTAAGATCTTCAGGCAGAAGTTGAAATAAGTCATAGAGCGCTCTAATGACCACATAAGTAATGATAAAACTCATGATGGTATCACTTAGAAAATGATCACCTTCCATGATTCTTAATAAAGAAATTAGAATAATTGCAGAATAGGCAAAGATATTCCAAGTTTGTTTATTAAATATTAATAAAATCGCTAAGGATAATGTGAAAAACGAGACATCACCTGAAACAAAACTACAATTAGCCTCACAGTAATCAACATTTAACCAAGGAATAGTAAAAGGCTGCTCACCACCGAATACTAAAGTATCATTAGGCCTAGCTCTTCCCCAAAAACTTTTAAAAATTGAATTAACAATTACACCTGTTCCAAGAACTAAACATGAAAATAAAAATGTCCAATCTCTTAGAGGCTTATTCAGAATTTTCTCTCCATAAATATATTGTTTCACTGCAGCAGCAATAGGTATAAAAAAAACAAGAAGTGCCAAAAACGGTAAAATCATTTTTCTAACAAAATATATAAACCAGTCTTGTTCGCTAGCTAAGAAACTTCCATCTTGACCAAAAAATAATCCACTAACTGTGATATCTATATTCGGAAATAAGAAAAAAATAATTGAAAGAGCGAGCATTATTACAAATATTTTAAGATAAAAATTAAAACTGAGATAAAGTGAAAATATAGATTTCAGTTTTTCTTCAAGACTTTTGTAAATCAAATTAACATTTTCGTTTGATATCAAATATCCTTGATCGCTTTGAAAAAGTTTAGATTTTTGAAAAAATTTCTCTCTTAGTAAAATGCTTGTAATATATGCTACTAAAGCCCCACCAAATATATCACTGACATAATGAGCGCCTACAATAACTCGAGTAGATGCAATGACGATGGCTATTGTAATTAAAATATTTTTGATTCTAGGAAAAAGAAATATTAGGCAAAAAATAAATGCAAAAATAGTTGCAGTATGGCCTGATGGAAAGGAATGCCATTTTGAGTCAAATTGAAAAAAATCTAATGAAGACAAATTATATGAATGAAACATTGGGGGTCTTGGTCTGCCTAAGATATGTTTAAAAATTTGAACAGCTATTCCGCTGATTAAAATATTAAAAAATATAAATAATGAAATATCACTGATTGTTAGAATGATTTTATTTTTATTTTGAATAATTTTTATGACTGCCCAAACTAAAATCGTTGGAACAAAAAAATATAAAGAGTCGCCAAAGTGTGTAAGAGTTTCAAATAAAGATTTAGTTTGTGAATTTATATTATAAAAAAACTTTGAAATAGAATAATCAAAGAAAAGAAAAACGATAGCTCCTAAAAGTAAATAGATACAGGTTGCTTTTTCTTCTTTTTGGAATTTGGTAAGAAAGTTCATTTCTTTATAAAGTTTACATTAATAAAGGATTTTTCATTTAAATCTAATAGAGTTTTATTGATACTTGAGGGATTATCGATAGGTACTTCGTTTAAACTATTAAAAGACAATTCTATTTCACAATCTGGAAAATACGTTGTGTTTAAATTTTGAGAAAAATAAAGAGTTATCGCTGGGTTCTCATCATTTGAAGTAATTTGTGTTTTTTTTAAATCACAAGACAATTCATTAGCGATTGTTTCGGAAATACCTATATGTAAAAACTGATTTTGATAATTAATAACAAAAAAACTTAAAGAAATTGAGAGGAGCAGCAAAAAGGAAAAAATAATTGTTTTATAGGACTCAACAAATAACTGCGATTGCAAAGAAAATGCTGGATTAATAAAGCCTATAATTACAATTAGGGCATAAAAAATATAATTAAGCTTGGGGACAGCTTCAATATTTGGATAAATAGAAGTGTCACAATATATTACAAAAGCCGGTAGTAATAAAAAGCTTAAATAAAAAAGCCTTAACCATTTTAATTCTACAAACTCTAAAGTTCGAAATATATAAATCGTTAAAATTGAAAGTATAAAAATGATTATTGAAAAGATCTGATTATTAAAAAAAATGAATGCTACAAAAGAGATAACTATCAATAATAAATATAAAAATAAGTCCTTATTCCAATTTATTTTTTTTAACAGATTGAAGTAGAAAGAAATAATCAAAATACCTATTATAGGTAATAATAATCCTATAACTAGATAAGTTCTTTTGAGTATTTCAGATAAACTCAAATTAATTTTAAAAAGTATTTGTTCTCCATATATGTGATCAAGAATGACAAAGATAATGGCTAGGATATAAATAAATGAAAGATTACTTAAAATAGCAAATCTTTTATTTTTTTCTATTTTCCAGTCTAATAACTTTAGTATCGAAAGAGTTGTTACAATTAATAAAAAAAAATAATTAGCTAGTGATAGGGCGAATATACAAAATAGACCTAAGAAAAAACTATTATAAGTTTTGTCTTCGATGAAAAATTTGATTTGAAAATAAAAAATAATTAGAGAAATAAGACCAATAAGTAAAATTCCATGAAGAGAAAGAAAGCTTATAAAAATTATACCTGTGCATGTAATTGCTGTTAAAACAGGAAAGATTTTTAAATCATAAAATTGTAATTTGATGATTTTATATAGAGTGAAAATTAATAAAGAAAAATATATTAAATTTAAAAATCTATAGCCATAAAGGGATCGAATTTCATAAGAGTCCAGAACAAGATTGATAAAAAAAGAAAATATATTGTGAACATTTATTGTGTTTCTAAAACTCCATAAACCTTGATTTGCTATTAAATTGAAAAACTGCACATCACTTTCAGTTCCGAATGGAAAGAAGAATGCCGTCAAGAAAAGTAAAATAACCCCCCAGGCTAGAAGAAAAAAATATGGAATTTTTGTCAGGATTCGGAACATCTAAGTTAATTTAATTACTAGGTTTAGTAGCATAAGAAATCATATTGTTCTATATATTGTGGATATTTCAATTTTCTTGATGTTGTTTTCTGCTCAAATTATAATGAGTTTAAGAGAGAAAATCTCTATTTTTACAGCCTTATAGAAGCGGCTTTTTTCTTAGTGGGCCACTTCTTTCTTAAAAGGGTTAGGACAAATAGTTCTAACCCTTTTTTTGTTTCTAGATTATCATTTTATCATGTTGAAATTAGCTTTCATGGTAATATTTTTTTTTCTAGGATACTTTTTAGCTGATACAAAACTAATAGAGATTCCTTTTAAGGATATGCCCTATTTAGAAAAACTTTATGAGGTGGTAGATGATTAATACTGATAACGTTCTTCACGGTTTTACCGATCTAAAAAACTTAGACTCACTAGGTCCGATTGTCTTGAATCAAGCAAAAGGAATTTATGTGTATGACCAAGATGGAAAAAAATATCTTGATGCAAATTCTGGTTTATGGAATTCCGTCGTTGGGTTTGATCACCCTCGAATGATTGAAACGGCTAAAAAACAATATGAAAAATTTTCTGGTTACCATGCTTTCTTTGGAAGAATTTCTGAACCTGCAGTGCAACTAGCTGATAAACTTATCGAAATTTCTCCTTTTAAAAGCGGAAAGGTTTTTTACACTAACTCTGGCTCCGAAGCCAATGATACAACAGTTAAACTTTTATGGTTTATTAATCGTCGTAAAGGAAAACCCAATCGAAGAAAGATAATTACTCGCATCAACTCTTATCATGGTGTAACGGCTGTCTCAGCTTCAATGACAGGAAAGCCCTATAACAGCGAATTTGGTCTTCCATTAGATGGTTTTTTACATGCCTCATGTCCTCATTATTGGAAATATTCTGAGCAAAATGAAAGTGAAGAGGAATTTACAAATAGAATGGGCGAGGATTTAGAGAGTTTAATTCAAAAAGAGGGGGCAGATACCATTGCAGGATTTTTTGCAGAACCAGTAATGGGCGCAGGTGGCGTCATTCCACCTTCACAAGGATACTTTGATGTAGTTCAAAAAATTTTAAAAAAATACAATATTCCTTTTATTGCTGATGAGGTCATATGTGGCTTTGGTCGTACTGGAAATCTTTGGGGCTCTCAAACTTATAATATTCAACCTGATATTTTAATCGCATCTAAATGCATCACCTCAGGCTTTTTCCCTTTAGGCGCTGTCATACTTGGAGAAAAAATGACCCAAGAAATGATGGAAGCTTCCTATAAAGCCGAGGAATTCTTTCACGGATTCACAGCGGGTGGGCATCCTGTAGGTTGCGCTCTAGCGCTTGAGGCTATCGATATCATTATTAATGAGAAAATGATTGAGAATGTTCGAAATTTAGAACCCATATTTATGGGAGGTTTGAAAAAATTTGAAGAGCTTGAATTTATCGGAGAGGCTAGAGGTATTGGTCTAATGGGCGCCCTGGAAATGGTCCACGATAAAAAAACTAAAACACCATTTGATGGATCTATCTCGATTGGTGAGCGAGTAGCTAATCAATGCATTGAGAACGGATTAATCTGTAGACCTTTAGGTCCATCCATTGTTCTTTGTCCTCCTTTTATCACCACAGAAGATGAAATGGGAATAATTTTTGAAACGTTAGATAAGACACTAAGAAAAGTTTTTGACGAAGTTAAATCTCTAGGATAACAGAACCGGTCGTTTTTCTATTTTCAATATCTGTATGTGCTTGAGCGACATTCTCAAGGGGATACTTGGTGACTTGATCTAGTTTAACTTTCTCGCTGCTTATCAATTCAAATAATTCTGCGCTGGCATTTTCTAACCAATTTCGATTAGCATAAAAATGAAACAAGGTTGGACGAGTGAGGTGAAAAGAACCAAAAGCTAAATCTGTCATCTGTAAATTTGTATATGCACCTGATGACTGACCAAAACTGACAACTGTTCCATGACGCTTTAGAGCTTTAAAAGAATTGAACATTGTATCTTTACCGACACTATCATAAACAACATCAACTCCTGATTGATTTGTAATTTCTTGAACTCTTTGTAAAAAGTCTTCATTGGAGTAGTTAATTGTTTCCCCATAACCATGATCTTTGGCTAAATTACATTTCTCGTCACTTCCTGCCGTGCCAATAGACTTAGCACCTAAAACTTGCATCCATTGACCAGCGATTAATCCAACACCGCCAGCAGCAGCATGAAATAAAACTGTATGATGACTCTTAACTTCAAAACTATCTTTTAAAAGATAACGTACAGTTAATCCTTTGAGCATGGCGGCTGCAGCTTGATCAAAAGTGATAGCCTCGGGAATTCTCACCACTAGATTAGCATCTAAAATTCGATGTGTGGCATAAGCATTATTAGCCTGAGCGTAAGCAACTCGATCACCAACCCGTAAATTGACAACATCGCTACCGACCGCTTCGATAATACCCGCCCCCTCAGAGCCTAAGACAAGGTTATTTTCTTGAGGCCAAGGGTAGAGTCCTTTTCTGAAATAGATATCAATAAAATTGACTCCAATTGAATGATTTTTAATTAGAACTTGATTGGGTAAAATTTCTGAAATTTCAAATTCTTTTTTTTGAAGAACGCCAATATCACCAGGTTGAGTTGCTACAATTGAATACATGTCGATACCTACGTTAACTTATACGAATAGATCCCTCTTGAAAATTTTTTTTTCCATACCAAATGAATCATAGAGAGAGTTGCCTAATGGAACTTTCAGAGTTAACGCAGGTTTATGACTGCATAAAAATTAACGCTTAAGGAGGTTAATTATGACTACATTTGACTTATCTCCTCTATGGAGATCTTCAGTTGGATTTGATGAGTTTGATAGACTCTTCGACTCCGTATTTTCAACAAATAATAAGGGCGCTTCTTACCCCCCTTATAACATCGTTAAACACGATAAAAATATTTATCAAATTACTATGGCTGTTGCTGGATTTGATCAAAAGCAGATAAATATATCCCAGGAAGGAAATCTTCTAACCGTCAAAGGAGAAATGGGCAGCGAAAAAGATGAAGATAAAACAGAATATCTTTATCGAGGCATTGCCAATCGAAACTTTGAGAGAAAATTTGAATTAGCGGATACTGTAAAAGTCATCAATGCTGATTTAAAAAATGGGCTCTTGAGTATTGATTTGGAAAGAGAAATTCCTGAGCATCAAAAGCCAAGACAAATTAAAATTAATGCAGACTCTAAGTTATTATCTGCCTAAATAATTTAATGAGTAGGGCTGCAAGTTTGCAGCCCTATCCAAAACTAATCTAATTGAGAAGCAACAAATTCCCAATTAACTAAACTATCTAAAAAAGCCTTTAAATAATCAGGACGTTTATTTCTATAATCTATATAATAAGAGTGCTCCCAGACATCACAGCCCAAAATTGGTTTCATTCCATCAACGAGCGGATTAGATGCATTCGCAGACTTAGTAACTACTAACTTTCCATTATCAATTGCCAACCAAGCCCAGCCAGAGCCAAATTGGGTTGTTCCAGCTTGAATAAAAGCTTCTTTAAATTGATCTACGCTTCCAAAATCACTGTTCAATCTTGCTTCTAATTCTGAAGGAATAGATCCTCCTCCATT
The window above is part of the alpha proteobacterium HIMB59 genome. Proteins encoded here:
- a CDS encoding acetyl-CoA acetyltransferase (PFAM: Thiolase, C-terminal domain; Thiolase, N-terminal domain~TIGRFAM: acetyl-CoA acetyltransferases); this translates as MSDIYIIDGVRTPIGAYLGQYKKTESVELGTHCLQDLFQRNKKIKKNDAEGLVLGQVLTSGLGMNTARQVALKSGMAQSSFAYVVNQVCGSGMRAAIEASLKIYTKEFDLVIAGGQESMSRARHAYLSRTGEKKLGNNVFIDTLVHDGLTDAFSQEHMGITAENVSKKYGVSRLDQDQYAYGSYVKTYKALKNKYFKNELCQSPLKDEVRQDTTSSKLTQLKPVFKKNGTVTAGNASSLNDGAAFLAIASHDYVKANKIKPLAKILSWSSSAGNPDYMGITPITAIQKLMKKMSVNISFFDLIEINEAFAATSVAVQQTLKIDLNKLNIAGGAIALGHPIGCSGTRIVTTLAHQLKRTKQKFGVASMCIGGGQGLAMAIERL
- a CDS encoding NAD dependent epimerase/dehydratase family protein (PFAM: NAD dependent epimerase/dehydratase family): MKYLICGAGGFIGGHISQRLLSEGHQVTCVDIKPLELWFQIHDGSNNNSLDLKVLENCEKIVKGHDYVINMACNMGGIGFIEWNKAKCMISVLINTHMLIACEKFKIKKYFFSSTACAYNKDLQQNTFIEGLKEEDAYPANPEDGYGWEKLFSERMCRHFLEDFNLDTKVARYHNIFGPLGTFDGGREKSPAALCRKVAEAKFEGTKDIEVWGDGEQTRSYLFIDDCVDATLSLFNSDFHGPINIGSEEQVSINQMIDMIEDIADYKVSRKYNTNMPVGVRGRSSNNEKIKKELSWEPRYTLRQGLEKTYYWIEDMIRNHKNESLIFTKS
- a CDS encoding alcohol dehydrogenase family protein with GroES-like domain,Zinc-binding dehydrogenase (PFAM: Alcohol dehydrogenase GroES-like domain; Zinc-binding dehydrogenase), with the protein product MYSIVATQPGDIGVLQKKEFEISEILPNQVLIKNHSIGVNFIDIYFRKGLYPWPQENNLVLGSEGAGIIEAVGSDVVNLRVGDRVAYAQANNAYATHRILDANLVVRIPEAITFDQAAAAMLKGLTVRYLLKDSFEVKSHHTVLFHAAAGGVGLIAGQWMQVLGAKSIGTAGSDEKCNLAKDHGYGETINYSNEDFLQRVQEITNQSGVDVVYDSVGKDTMFNSFKALKRHGTVVSFGQSSGAYTNLQMTDLAFGSFHLTRPTLFHFYANRNWLENASAELFELISSEKVKLDQVTKYPLENVAQAHTDIENRKTTGSVILEI
- a CDS encoding Aminotransferase class-III (PFAM: Aminotransferase class-III): MINTDNVLHGFTDLKNLDSLGPIVLNQAKGIYVYDQDGKKYLDANSGLWNSVVGFDHPRMIETAKKQYEKFSGYHAFFGRISEPAVQLADKLIEISPFKSGKVFYTNSGSEANDTTVKLLWFINRRKGKPNRRKIITRINSYHGVTAVSASMTGKPYNSEFGLPLDGFLHASCPHYWKYSEQNESEEEFTNRMGEDLESLIQKEGADTIAGFFAEPVMGAGGVIPPSQGYFDVVQKILKKYNIPFIADEVICGFGRTGNLWGSQTYNIQPDILIASKCITSGFFPLGAVILGEKMTQEMMEASYKAEEFFHGFTAGGHPVGCALALEAIDIIINEKMIENVRNLEPIFMGGLKKFEELEFIGEARGIGLMGALEMVHDKKTKTPFDGSISIGERVANQCIENGLICRPLGPSIVLCPPFITTEDEMGIIFETLDKTLRKVFDEVKSLG
- a CDS encoding acyl-CoA thioester hydrolase, YbgC/YbaW family (PFAM: Thioesterase superfamily~TIGRFAM: acyl-CoA thioester hydrolase, YbgC/YbaW family; tol-pal system-associated acyl-CoA thioesterase) gives rise to the protein MYQFNTKVYYEDTDSGGVVYYANYLKFIERARTNLIQELGFSLRSLSENYDCHFVVKNIHCNYIQSAKLEDELSIKTKFLEIKKASFKLEQIIYREDKAIFESEVLMVNINSKGKPLKIPEPLITAINV
- a CDS encoding NAD dependent epimerase/dehydratase family protein (PFAM: NAD dependent epimerase/dehydratase family); protein product: MKKILITGGSGFLGSHLCEKLLNSKNHILCVDNYFTSSKKNISHLLDFPNFEILRHDITFPLYAEVDEIYNLACPASPIHYQKDPVQTLKVNIMGAVNMLGLAKRTKAKIFQASTSEVYGDPKVSPQKENYWGNVNPIGIRSCYDEGKRAAEALFFDYHRQHKIPIKVGRIFNTYGPRMSVNDGRVVSNFIVQCLKNKPITIYGDGSQTRSFCFVDDLIDGIFKLMNSKKSIIGPINLGNPNEITIIQIASTIKEIIGSKSKISYKKLPSDDPMQRRPDITLAKKTLNWKPVVNLENGLKKTISYFEKEL
- a CDS encoding PAP2 family phosphatase (PFAM: PAP2 superfamily); the protein is MNFLTKFQKEEKATCIYLLLGAIVFLFFDYSISKFFYNINSQTKSLFETLTHFGDSLYFFVPTILVWAVIKIIQNKNKIILTISDISLFIFFNILISGIAVQIFKHILGRPRPPMFHSYNLSSLDFFQFDSKWHSFPSGHTATIFAFIFCLIFLFPRIKNILITIAIVIASTRVIVGAHYVSDIFGGALVAYITSILLREKFFQKSKLFQSDQGYLISNENVNLIYKSLEEKLKSIFSLYLSFNFYLKIFVIMLALSIIFFLFPNIDITVSGLFFGQDGSFLASEQDWFIYFVRKMILPFLALLVFFIPIAAAVKQYIYGEKILNKPLRDWTFLFSCLVLGTGVIVNSIFKSFWGRARPNDTLVFGGEQPFTIPWLNVDYCEANCSFVSGDVSFFTLSLAILLIFNKQTWNIFAYSAIILISLLRIMEGDHFLSDTIMSFIITYVVIRALYDLFQLLPEDLNLKRKTKLKRT
- a CDS encoding acetoacetyl-CoA synthase (PFAM: AMP-binding enzyme~TIGRFAM: acetoacetyl-CoA synthase), which gives rise to MSKLFQPTQKKIKSSNLYFYEDYLDKNYKKKFKNYSQLWNWSVKNPSDFWKSITDFYQVPLIKNKNSKLIQKNVQFWKNNFFFNFQTNYFQLIEKNKSNSLAIHFIGENNYEEKISYSELNSKVNALSSYYLSLGIKKGDVVVGYLPNIADTIIAFLASAKIGAVWSSCSSDFGVKAVIDRFSQLKPKLLIVADHYFYNGKKYDYSKNLRQIRSKIGNPKILKTSYPCKNNRSELHRIYRNEKYHLEEKTKLVDFNHPLYVLFSSGTTGLPKCITHGHGGSLLQHLKELSLHTNVKKEDKMFFLTTCGWMMWNWTVSNLLLGSSIALYDGSPFYPSKDRVIQLTKKFKSNMLGAGAKIYEAIQNNHNPKKKNILPDIKCFISTGSPLSSSTFRFINQNLNKKSFIHSISGGTDIVSCFMLGVPTIPVYAGEIQGPGLGMNIDVFNEKGKPTNMTGELVCKTPFPSKPIFFWNDKSYKKYQSAYFEKFKNIWAHGDYVKKTKNGGYIIYGRSDATLNPGGVRIGTGEIYSALQNFSWIDDSLATGYLTDNDERVVLFIKSVKNKIPNNFTELIKKHLKSTLSPRHVPWKTFVVKDIPRTKSGKNSEILVKNIINNDKVQNLGALANPESVQEYREIKINE